The Chitinophaga sp. H8 region CATCATTGGTAAATGCCGGTTGGTTAGCTTGTTTGATCTTTTTGTATTCATACCGGTAGTTATAAAGCAATGCAGAGATATCTGATAATACGGCACTACCAGTAGCAGTACCACCAGCACCTTTACCTACAAAGAATTGTTTGTCGGTAAATGCGCTTTCCAGCAGGATACCATTGTACTCGTTATCCACATCCGACAGCAGGTTATGTTCTTTAATCAGGTGTGGCAGTACATAAGCAAATACGCTTCCGTTTTGACGGCGGCAGTTACCGATCAGCTTGATGGTACAGTTTCTTTGTTTGGCAAACTGGATATCAAAATCGTTCAGGTGATGGATCCCGAAGTTGAACACTTCTTCCGGCTTTACAAAAGTGCCAAAGGCATGTAATAGCAGGATAACGATTTTGAACTTAGGATCGTAGCCTTCTATATCCAGGGTAGGGTCCGTTTCGGCGAAACCTTTATCCTGTGCTTGTTGCAGCGCAGTTTCAAAGCTCAGGTTCTCTTCAAAAATTTTTGTCAGTATATAGTTGGTAGAGCCGTTGCAGATACCTTCCACTGCATTGAGCAGGTCGTTGTCATAATATTCTTCCAGGTTGCGGATAATGGGAATGCTGGCGCAGCTGGAGCCTTCATAGAGGAAAGGCACTTTGTTATCTACCTGCAGCTGATAAAGCGCCGGGAGGTTTTCTGCGATCATGCGTTTGCTGGCACTTACCACTGCTTTGCCATTGCGGAGTGCAGTGCTTACAATTTCAAAAGCCGCCTCCGTATCATTGATCAGTTCTACCACCACATCGATAGTAGGGTCCTGCAGTATTTCATTTTTATCGGTAGTAAAATAGCTGGAATCTATAGACCGTGGTTTAGAAGGATCTTTGATACATATTTTTTTGATACGGGCATTAATACCTTTTGTTCTATTGAGTACTTCGTATAACCCTTGTCCTACGCATCCGAATCCAAAAATGCCTAAATTGATGATTTTTTTTTCCATACTTTATTTATACTTCTGGTTTGATGAGCTGCAGGCTTTGCGCCGGTAGCTGTAAGCTGTTTTTATTTTGCTGAATGGTGTATTACTGTAAAATGGTAATCTGTTTGCCGGCCGGGTGATTTAATTTTTCCAGTGCCTGCTTGAGATCATTGATCAGGTCTTCCGCATCTTCAATACCAACAGACAGGCGGATGCAGGAGTCCTGGAGTCCGGCCTTTTTACGGAAGTCTTCCGGGATAACCCGGTGGGTCATGGTAGCAGGATGATTGAGCATACTTTTCACTCCTCCGAAACTTTCTGCCAGTTTAAAAAGTTTAGTAGCATTTACGATGCGGATGGCATTTTTAATGTTATCATTTTTCAGGGAAAAGCTTACCATA contains the following coding sequences:
- a CDS encoding homoserine dehydrogenase, whose product is MEKKIINLGIFGFGCVGQGLYEVLNRTKGINARIKKICIKDPSKPRSIDSSYFTTDKNEILQDPTIDVVVELINDTEAAFEIVSTALRNGKAVVSASKRMIAENLPALYQLQVDNKVPFLYEGSSCASIPIIRNLEEYYDNDLLNAVEGICNGSTNYILTKIFEENLSFETALQQAQDKGFAETDPTLDIEGYDPKFKIVILLLHAFGTFVKPEEVFNFGIHHLNDFDIQFAKQRNCTIKLIGNCRRQNGSVFAYVLPHLIKEHNLLSDVDNEYNGILLESAFTDKQFFVGKGAGGTATGSAVLSDISALLYNYRYEYKKIKQANQPAFTNDVQLKIYLRYKNPEHVELSEFYSISEKYESPTWRYIVGVINLEKLKEADWLTNKDVNILVLE